One window of Betaproteobacteria bacterium genomic DNA carries:
- a CDS encoding ABC transporter substrate-binding protein: MRNFPGASKTLKPDLHDLPRAQALLREAYGLWPSIVLHSTSERYPNDSSAAQAIAQMWTRAGLKA, encoded by the coding sequence ATGCGGAATTTCCCCGGCGCCAGCAAGACGCTCAAGCCCGACCTGCACGACCTGCCCAGGGCGCAGGCGCTTCTGAGGGAGGCGTACGGCCTGTGGCCCTCCATCGTCCTGCACTCCACCAGCGAGCGCTACCCCAACGACAGCTCGGCGGCGCAGGCCATCGCGCAGATGTGGACGCGCGCCGGGCTCAAGGC